The window TGTTGACTGCAGGTAAGCTTATGTCAATGGGAGGATGTGCATGGACTTCACTTGCTCTACGTTAAACTCGGATTAGTCTGTTCTGTGTCACACTCTGTTTTGGAACTGTGTTCTAATTCTGGTGATCTTAATCTGGTGTCCGAAACCATAATTTTAGATGTTGGAGTTGATGATATTGTTTAACATTGTTGTAATGAATTgggttaaagggatatttcaccggcaaatctaaatttcactttgttttactcaccctcaaggcatcctgagtgaatatgactttcttcttaaAGAGTAATGCAGTCGAGGTTATAAGACcatgtatcattttacttccaagcggtagaatgatCACTCAGGATGCTTTGattgtgagtaaaacatgggggaAGTCGTGATTTGCcagtgaaatatccctttaaagctgtAAAGaagataataatattttgtctttttaataaaaaaaatcctgtcagCACAATTccatattatatttacataaatttgtcatgtgttttatttcattgtttgtgtcagACAGACATCTTTCGTACCTTACATCATGTCacattgtgttaaaaacaaaactgaaaaaagagACCTTTTCATGTACATTGCAGTGTTTATGAAACCTTCTTCAACCAAACTGAGTCATTTATAagatttaaatataaagttaatttatttattgtcacATACACAGTGATGAAAACAAGTTTCCCCGTACAATGAAATTCTTTCTTTGCTGGCCATATTGAATGCGAAGACAATTAAAAAACtatataagaataaaaatacacacatataaacacaaacataaaaactaaaactagCCTGCAGAAGTAGGAATATAGTCTACGTAAATATGGAAATATAGCAtatgttttgtacatttgtatGTACAtttctcaagttttttttatgttttatctgtttttcatgttttacctTTGGTCTTGTTTTCTGTGTAAGGATGCGATAATGTTCTTTGCCTTTGGGATGTGGGCACCGGGGATCTAGTGTATCAGCTGAGTGATGCCCACCCAGACCTTATATACAGTGTAAGCTGGAACCGTGAAGGAAATGTCTTGTGCACCACCTGTAAAGACAAAGCCCTACGTGTCATTGACCCCCGCCGTGGAACTGTACTCAAGGTCCGTCTGTTCCCTCAAATTTTCTTGATGATTTTGTAGGGTTAAATGCATAGAATCAGAAGGTCTACGCAGAAAATGTTAAGCTTTTTCTTAAGTTTTTGATCTTTTCATTGCAACAGGTCAATTGTCAATGTTTTACTCGGGTTGTTGTTTTGCGAagatatgtgatttttttattgttatttaatgaTGCCACACCCAGGTGCGGGAAAAGGCTCATGAGGGCACCAGGCCAATGAGAGCTGTATTTCTGGCTGATGGGAAAATTCTTACGACTGGATTTAGTCGTATGAGTGAGAGACAGCTCGCCCTCTGGGATACAGTAAGAGAATTTAGTTGAGGAAGTTTTTACTGCTCTTTTTTGCATGGTCAACACAATTTTGAGCAATAAATTCAgacattaattaattataaaaatgacaatcaaACCTTGaggtttaaataaatgcataatgtCAAAGTAGTAAAGCAATTTTTTGtaatctttaaaattaaaaatatgtctttgttttttaattaataaatcgATAATTAAATTCTACAAGTGGCGGTTTTACACCATGGAATGGGATCTTTTATCTTTTGTCTTATAACAATACTGTGATAAAACCACATAGTGTGGAtaaaagttttagcaattttatcAGACTgcagaaatgtatatttaattcaattcatgGTTTGGTTCTGATGTTTTCTGATCTCACTGTACATGCACTTTgtgtattatatttgtattatatgtgGCTTTGCATTATATGGAGCTATTACatgtagctttcctgtggctcagtggttagagcatggcactaacaatgccaagatcatggattcgatcccaggggcGGGCACaaagtcagaaacaaaatgtataatacaatgcaatgttagcagctttggataaatgtgtctgccaaatgcgtaaatctaaatgtaaatatttgtctgACTGCGTATTTTAGAGAGATCTCTCAGAGCCAATGGTTACTCAGGAGATGGACACCAGTAACGGAGTTCTTCTTCCATTCTATGACCCAGACATCAACATGGTTTACTTGTGTGGCAAGGTAGGATTACCTTGCTTAAATCACCATTAGCTGCTGCATGAAAAAAAGCAGCTCTAACAGAGTTATGCGCTTACACAGAAATGTGATATACTATGGTATTTTATAGTATATTgagtaaaaaaagtaattgccATAATgctgtttaaaggtccagtttcaTTTTCTGGAGAATCAATTGACagaaatttaatataatatacatactgTAACTATGTCTTTGAAAGTGTATAAAGactacataatgaagcgttatgtttttattaccttagaatgagttatttctatctacatactgGGGCTATGCGTTATGGGAAAAAATATccaattgtgatttttgtgacTGATATTGCAATTTCGATTATCaaaatttaattttgtaaatttaaGTTTCAGCTCAATATTCTCTGTAGTGTGCAGTAAACACTTTAGATATAATGAGTACAATATGCCTTAAACAACTCTAAACCCTATCACTACCGTATAGTTGCAGATGCTGTGCCTTTCTATCCAATAGATGGTTAGAtcagaataaaataaagaattggATTACTTCTTAATTATTAAATGAGTAGTTCACTATAAAATTTCTCCACACTTGTAAACACTGGGTTGGAACTTCCGCTTGCATCATAGCGTGAACTTCCGCTTGCATCATAGCATGACCTTTCCGACGTGATAACAGAGTATGTGAACTCGTGGACCCGCTACATGGAGGCACTGAGAGGCAGAGCAAgcaatatatttatgtttataaagtatatcactcttttgtttttttggaaaatgaCCAATTGTTTCGCTAGACCAGGTGTTCCAAAACTTCTCTGCCAgcgacccccaaaataacagtgcctGTGACGCGAGACCCCCACTATCCTCGGAGGTGGTAAAAGTATACAAACTTTGCGCGCACCTATTCTACCCCAAAAAAAGCACATAATGGCAACAAAAAAGAGTATTCTTACATgatattattttacagttatttattcattactttactttttgtTATACATAAACTGTGATACTATATATTACTACAGATGGTAGATATAGCACTTTACTTACCTGAGGACGATGGCCCCTCTGAATGCGGCCATCCTCTGCTGGCCTCCCTGCATTGTCTTTGGTCGATATTAAAGAGtaggtaacatatgttttttttaggccctactttggtttatggagtgtccaacaacaagtttatccacatacaatgtgtaaaaacactttaatctcgtaattataggcagttattcgtaccctacttcttgactgactctcaaatgattcgttcagCGATTCttccgtctaggccccgcctacccgctaaccttgtgtcatgtgattggtcagatggtgtagtctgttgttattggtcaaacgcgttcatcatttgtcccAAATagaaccccactaccatcattacaggaatacggtttacatgtggttggatgtcatgtatattatatgtgtagatagaaatggcggcgattttaccgaaccaatttgagcccgagtctgacgaggaagaagacgctaatccacaacaaactccaccacgactggagcaggatgatAGTCAGTGTCAAGTGACACCTCTTGTCATATAAACTcaagtgtgacaacatgcatgttgtgttttgcttatcaatgaagtaaattattatttttcttaaaatacgttagtaatactattatttcgtcttgtgcgttgtcatggtacatagagcatttcaaaaagtcgacgttatgaaaaatgattgtagtttcacccaaatatatctatataggtgcaggatgcggcaaatgtgtcaaactgcAAAGCGAGGATGAAATATTTGCTGCCAGGAAGTGCAACAGGTTGTTTACACATTATTATGAATCAATTtatgttatgaaaaatattttcaatcgTTTGTTGCCataacaacaaaattatttcataaaacattctattaagTTCATAAAGGTTTAAAGTATTTAGAGAATTAATTCATCCTTCTGCAGATCCCAGAAGAATAAGGACATTTACAATTCTCTTGTAACAGTATTATACATGGACTAGTTGACACGGCACACAGTGTACCGTATTCGTATCTTCAGATTTTATTACAATGCAGATAGTACTCGACTTAGTtcttgaaaaaaatactttgagAATTAATGGATTGTACAATTAAATCAGCCAAgtaaatagcaagataaacaaactgtaacacaccagaaataacgctacatgctaatgttagcgttatatgcataaccacagacataaggtacgaaaatatttattgaagttcagacaaatatCAAAAGTCACATTTACAGGTTGGGACTCGGTGGAGCTaaaaggtccaaatagagttggtattccCCCTCTctcaaggatagtcgtttcacatatcctgcactgaacgcgccaagattatcaaagcaatcatcggtgaaatgacgcgcgcacagcttaaccctggggttatactccttcgttattctttgaaaaatgaattgtaaccatttttccctcagacgttcttgcTTAGGTAGctgaaataagacggacttagtttcacagcgtagaacacagactctagacatgatacacacgcatcacgaacgagtgacagtgtttgggggaggagacatAAATTTTCCCGGCAGTCTCAGCAACACgtttatgtatagtgacgtagatatgcgtcCACTaatcgtttgtgtgattcagagtcgactcccatttttacaagcaaataacttcgttatttattcaccttcggtcttacaacttggcagacagcttactttcaaacacggcaacataacagactgtatgaaacgtcattttcatgatgtcatgttacgTACGCTTTAATCATTAATCgatattaacatttaatttcaacATATAAGAATATCTTAAAGCCGTAAATAATATGCGTGCTCATGGGACTGTTACGGGCTGTAAATGGATTTGATGCACCTTACCTAATGCGGTTGCTAATGTCGTTAATGTGAAGTAATCACCTCAGGGGTCATGATCGATGGGCCTTTTATAAATCAGATTGattgaatttatgtttgtttaaaatgcgTATACAGGAACGAATAAACACAAGCGATTGAGACACAGGTCGTGCATGTGCATTATAGCCCTTTAAAGGACAAACTGTGGCaaagaaagcaaaaacatgacaaaatcttactcctgtgtcagccactatagtgcttcgaaagggaggggtggagtgagccgttgttTGCAagtcgcaacctcaccgctagatgctgctaaatgtcatacactggacctttaaagaaagCAATATTACCATTGTAAATTATCCAGAAATTAAGACCTTAGTAATTCTATGTTACTTTTTTAGAGTGGGAGTTTAAAATGCTTTGTCATCAAATTATGTCACATATTCATCAACATTACATCCAGAtagataaacataaacatttaatatgccTCTGTGGTTCAGCTGTCTATCATCTTTCACAGGGGGATTGTACCATTCGTTACTTTGAGGTGACAGATGAGTCACCATATGTTCATTTCCTGAGTCTGTACAGCAGTAAGGAGCCACAGAGAGGGGCCGGTTTCCTGAGCAAACGAGGGGTAGATGTGAACAAGTGTGAAATAGCAAGGTGTGGAATTTTATGGCTTAAGAACACCAAAATCACATTTGCCATTGTGCAATTTCTCCAGTCTTTTGTACAGTGCCAAAGTTGTTTGCACTACCTAAGAggttcaagtttattttatcaAGAAATCCAAAAACAGGCTAATAAACAGATAACGTATGCAAGCTTCTTCAAGAATGCAATCATTTAAATCTGTAGAAATTAAGCAGAGGATAGCCTTTGTATCCTGTTTctcaattgtatggacaaatAAGTTGTTTAATTCGTTTTGATACAATAGTCAGACAGTCAGTATAATGAAACATtccaaacatttaataaatggaTAGTctgaattttaaaatataagtgAATTACAGTGCTTTGAGGAATAGAACCCACAACCCTTGTGGATTGATAGTTCTTTGCTCTGCAAGACCCGTAATGCAGGAAGTCTTGGGCAACTGTATTGAATCTGTGTTTAAAACTATGTCCTCTCTCAGTACCTGACTTTATCTCCATATCATCTGATTCCTTTAGGTTCTATAAGCTGCATGAGCGTAAGGTTGAGCCCATATCTATGACTGTGCCTCGGAAGGTAAATTCAGTCTGCATATCAAAGTTACAGCTTGTGtacttgtgtctgtgtgtacaagTGAGTCAGAAAGGAAAGTTACTTGGTAACTTAGTTACTTGGTtttcttgtttcttgttttttaaatgtacacaatTTTCAAACGTTTTGGAACTgatatcttaaaaaacatgatcaCATTGAGGTGTATGCTTTaatttttaaagcaaatttaaTTGTTGACAAAAATATAACGTGTCAgcacatattcatttttttctattagaAAATGAACTATAAGAGCCTATCATAGAAGACGCACATTCGCCCTGTTGGTATGGACTGCCACTGTAATTGCATTAATGTTTACTGAGTAATAAGTCAAACTGCTTTTGTAACGGCTGTTTTTTGGGGGCTTTTTTGTGAAAGATGAAAAAACTACATAGTGCATTCATCAAATTCGCCTTACcttaatctttctttcttttcaaaatCAGTCTGATCTGTTTCAAGGGGATCTGTACCCCGATACAGCAGGATTAGAACCTGCTCTGCTGGCAGAAAATTGGATAGCAGGACAGGATGCTCTTCCACTGCTTGTCTCCCTCAGCGGTGGCTACACAGTCCCACCATCCAAATGCGGCACCCTTCGCGGGCGACCCAAACAGCTCTCTCAGACCGATACAAGTCCTGGAAGCACTGCTGGACCGGAAAACCCAGTTATCATtcagatggagagagaggggTCAAGCTATGAATGTGGAGGGAGGGACATAGATGGTGGGGAagagagaataaaaaaagaggTGAATAGGAATTTTTGatattcttatattttaaaagcctattttgatttcttttgaatttttctgttggttaatattcaatttaaaattataaaacaattaattaatttatatattatcattatattataatttaatcaGTGTAACATGTATCTCGCACAGGAGGACCAACTTTCCGATATTTTAGCAGAGGTGCAGGGTCTGCGCACTCTCGTGCTGGCTCAAGGTCAAAGGA of the Triplophysa dalaica isolate WHDGS20190420 chromosome 1, ASM1584641v1, whole genome shotgun sequence genome contains:
- the coro1b gene encoding coronin-1B, which encodes MSFRRGVVRQSKFRHVFAQACKAEHCLDDVRVSRVTWDGPLCAANLKFIAVIIESGGGGAFLVLPLTKTGRVDQNIPTVCGHAAPVLDVQWCPHDDHVIASASEDCTVKIWQIPDGGLITPMSEAIVTLEGHSKRVGILAWHPSALNILLTAGCDNVLCLWDVGTGDLVYQLSDAHPDLIYSVSWNREGNVLCTTCKDKALRVIDPRRGTVLKVREKAHEGTRPMRAVFLADGKILTTGFSRMSERQLALWDTRDLSEPMVTQEMDTSNGVLLPFYDPDINMVYLCGKGDCTIRYFEVTDESPYVHFLSLYSSKEPQRGAGFLSKRGVDVNKCEIARFYKLHERKVEPISMTVPRKSDLFQGDLYPDTAGLEPALLAENWIAGQDALPLLVSLSGGYTVPPSKCGTLRGRPKQLSQTDTSPGSTAGPENPVIIQMEREGSSYECGGRDIDGGEERIKKEEDQLSDILAEVQGLRTLVLAQGQRIDVLERQIARNEDGEA